A genomic stretch from Lathyrus oleraceus cultivar Zhongwan6 chromosome 2, CAAS_Psat_ZW6_1.0, whole genome shotgun sequence includes:
- the LOC127119788 gene encoding cellulose synthase-like protein D2, with protein sequence MDSVRHLNRESENGSVPQTLNNQPNAMDISLSRSTSKRVEDQYASSSMFTGGFNQVTRSQLKDKVIESDSSHPQMVGTKGSACEMPGCDGKVMTDERGLEILPCYCDFKICRDCYKDTLRNGELICPGCKVAYVEHGMAEAASAVNQKVLPYPTGAAEVSKMEERLSRMKSNSTSSMTNEFDHDQWLFETKGTYGYGNAMWPKDSENGASSRSGSDSMAGDPNVFKEKEWRPLTRQLNISTTILGPYRFIIFARMVILVMFLKWRVENPNEDAIWLWGMSLVCEIWFAFSWLLDQFPKLFPLNRVADLDVLKDKFETPSPNNPTGKSDLPGIDIFVSTADPEKEPPLVTANTILSILAVDYPVEKLSCYVSDDGGSLLTFEAMAEATSFANLWVPFCRKHDIEPRNPESYFSLKRDPYKNKIRSDFVRDRRRVKREYDEFKVLINGLPESIRRRSDAYNAAEEMKAVKLWKEAANDEPMENLKISRTTRMTDGTHWPGTWTTPAPDHSRGDHSSIIQVMSKPPSNEPQIGTASDSNTMDLTEVDIRLPMLVYVSREKRPGYDHNKKAGAMNALVRASAVMSNGAFILNLDCDHYIYNSEALREGMCHMMDRGGERICYVQFPQRFEGIDPSDRYANHNTVFFDVNMRALDGLQGPFYVGTGCLFRRTALYGFDPPCLQEEAAEDAGWFGSKKKKSATVASVTEVDSLDDRSLKSGSSIDDDEMNIALIPKKFGNSSLFVESIRVAEFQGRPLADHPSVKNGRQPGALILPRDLLDPATVAEAINVISCWYEDKTEWGDRVGWIYGSVTEDVVTGFRMHNRGWRSVYCVTKRDAFRGSAPINLTDRLHQVLRWATGSVEIFFSRNNALLANSKLQFLQRIAYLNVGIYPFTSFFLIVYCFLPALSLFTGQFIVQSLQVKFLVYLMGIMLTLIILAVLEIKWSGIELVDWWRNEQFWMIGGTSAHLVAVLQGLLKVIAGIEISFTLTSKSSGDDEDDCADLHVIKWSSLMIPPLTIIMVNLIAVAIAVSKTIYSEDRKWSSLLGGIFFSFWVLSHLYPFAKGLMGKRGKTPTIVYVWAALLSICISLLWVAINPPSSNNQIGGSFQFP encoded by the exons ATGGATTCTGTACGACATTTAAATAGAGAATCTGAGAATGGGAGTGTTCCTCAAACACTTAATAACCAACCTAATGCTATGGATATTTCTCTCTCGAGGTCAACTTCGAAGAGAGTGGAGGATCAGTATGCGTCGAGTTCTATGTTTACCGGAGGTTTTAATCAAGTTACACGATCCCAATTGAAGGATAAGGTGATTGAATCTGATTCCAGCCATCCGCAGATGGTTGGGACTAAAGGGTCGGCTTGTGAGATGCCGGGGTGTGACGGAAAGGTCATGACTGACGAGAGAGGTTTGGAGATACTTCCTTGTTACTGTGATTTCAAGATTTGTAGGGATTGTTATAAGGATACTTTAAGAAACGGTGAACTGATATGTCCGGGATGCAAGGTTGCTTATGTGGAGCATGGGATGGCAGAGGCTGCTTCCGCGGTCAATCAAAAGGTATTGCCTTACCCAACTGGTGCCGCTGAGGTGTCGAAGATGGAGGAGAGGTTGTCGAGGATGAAGTCGAATTCGACAAGTAGCATGACTAATGAATTTGATCATGATCAATGGTTGTTTGAGACTAAAGGGACCTATGGATATGGAAATGCTATGTGGCCTAAAGATTCTGAGAATGGTGCTAGTTCTAGGTCTGGTTCTGATTCGATGGCCGGTGACCCTAATGTTTTCAAAGAAAAGGAATGGCGGCCTTTGACGCGGCAATTGAATATTTCTACTACAATTCTGGGTCCTTATCG GTTCATAATATTCGCACGGATGGTGATTCTAGTTATGTTCCTAAAGTGGAGGGTAGAAAACCCGAATGAAGATGCAATCTGGCTGTGGGGAATGTCTTTAGTATGTGAAATCTGGTTTGCATTCTCTTGGCTTCTTGACCAGTTCCCTAAGCTCTTTCCGTTAAACCGGGTTGCTGATCTCGACGTTTTGAAAGACAAGTTCGAAACTCCTAGTCCAAACAATCCAACCGGAAAATCTGATCTTCCAGGAATTGATATATTTGTGTCAACGGCGGATCCCGAAAAAGAACCGCCGCTTGTTACTGCAAATACTATTCTGTCTATTCTAGCGGTGGACTATCCTGTCGAGAAGCTTTCATGTTATGTCTCTGACGACGGGGGTTCGCTTCTTACTTTTGAGGCCATGGCAGAGGCAACGAGTTTTGCCAATCTGTGGGTTCCTTTTTGTCGGAAGCACGACATTGAACCAAGGAACCCGGAATCTTATTTTAGTCTGAAGAGAGATCCGTACAAGAACAAAATACGTTCTGACTTTGTAAGGGACCGTAGGAGGGTGAAGCGTGAGTATGATGAATTCAAGGTTCTTATTAATGGCCTTCCGGAATCAATCCGGAGGCGCTCTGATGCTTATAATGCTGCAGAGGAGATGAAAGCAGTGAAGTTGTGGAAGGAGGCCGCAAATGATGAACCgatggagaatttgaaaatttcTAGAACTACAAGGATGACTGATGGTACTCACTGGCCAGGGACATGGACAACTCCTGCACCGGATCATTCTCGGGGTGATCATTCCAGTATCATACAG GTAATGTCGAAACCTCCAAGTAATGAGCCACAGATTGGCACAGCATCAGATTCAAATACAATGGATTTGACCGAAGTTGATATTCGCCTTCCTATGCTTGTCTATGTTTCTCGTGAAAAACGACCGGGTTATGATCACAACAAGAAAGCCGGGGCAATGAATGCTCTTGTTCGAGCTTCAGCTGTTATGTCCAATGGCGCTTTCATACTTAATCTTGACTGTGACCATTACATATATAACTCCGAGGCATTGAGGGAAGGCATGTGCCACATGATGGACCGCGGCGGAGAAAGGATCTGCTACGTTCAGTTTCCCCAAAGGTTCGAAGGAATCGACCCTTCTGATCGCTATGCTAATCACAATACCGTCTTCTTTGATGTCAATATGCGAGCTCTCGATGGACTTCAGGGTCCTTTTTACGTTGGTACGGGATGTCTATTTCGAAGAACTGCGCTTTATGGTTTTGATCCGCCCTGTCTGCAAGAAGAGGCTGCTGAGGATGCTGGTTGGTTTGGTAGTAAGAAAAAGAAATCCGCAACAGTTGCCTCAGTCACTGAAGTAGATTCTCTAGATGACCGGTCTTTAAAGAGTGGTAGTAGCATTGATGATGACGAAATGAATATTGCTCTTATTCCGAAGAAATTCGGCAACTCGAGTCTTTTTGTTGAATCAATCAGGGTGGCAGAGTTTCAAGGGAGACCACTTGCCGATCACCCATCTGTCAAAAATGGACGCCAACCTGGTGCTCTAATACTTCCTCGGGATCTTCTCGATCCTGCAACTGTCGCTGAGGCGATCAATGTCATCTCGTGCTGGTACGAAGATAAAACCGAATGGGGAGATAGAGTTGGATGGATTTACGGTTCCGTAACCGAGGACGTTGTGACAGGCTTTAGAATGCACAATAGAGGATGGCGATCTGTGTATTGTGTGACCAAGAGGGATGCTTTCCGGGGTTCTGCTCCAATCAATCTCACCGACCGGCTTCACCAAGTTCTTCGATGGGCAACTGGATCAGTTGAAATATTCTTTTCGCGCAACAACGCGCTCTTGGCTAATTCGAAACTACAATTTTTGCAAAGGATCGCGTACCTCAACGTAGGAATCTATCCATTCACTTCTTTCTTCCTCATTGTTTACTGCTTCCTCCCAGCTCTATCGCTTTTCACTGGCCAGTTCATCGTCCAGTCCCTTCAAGTCAAATTCTTAGTTTACCTCATGGGAATCATGCTCACACTTATCATTCTCGCTGTCCTCGAGATCAAGTGGTCCGGTATCGAACTCGTCGACTGGTGGAGAAACGAGCAATTCTGGATGATCGGTGGCACAAGTGCACATCTAGTCGCCGTTCTCCAAGGTCTACTCAAGGTAATAGCCGGCATTGAGATTTCATTCACTCTAACATCAAAGTCATCCGGCGACGACGAAGACGACTGCGCCGATCTCCATGTCATCAAATGGTCGTCTTTGATGATACCGCCACTCACAATCATAATGGTTAATCTGATAGCAGTCGCGATTGCGGTTAGTAAAACCATATACAGCGAAGATCGAAAATGGAGTAGCTTACTTGGAGGAATATTCTTCAGCTTTTGGGTATTGTCTCATTTATATCCATTTGCAAAAGGACTAATGGGAAAAAGAGGTAAAACACCAACCATTGTGTATGTTTGGGCAGCTCTATTATCAATCTGCATATCACTTCTATGGGTTGCTATAAATCCTCCTTCTAGTAACAATCAAATTGGAGGTTCATTCCAATTCCCTTAA